The following proteins are co-located in the Apium graveolens cultivar Ventura chromosome 5, ASM990537v1, whole genome shotgun sequence genome:
- the LOC141659879 gene encoding uncharacterized protein LOC141659879 — protein MRMLSYGVSADDVDDYVRIEEITAVECLKKFVSNSGDARGFSGMMRSIDCMYWQWKNCPKVWKGMFMSGHKGVATIILETVASSDLWIWHVFVGVAGSNNDINVLDRSPVFDDVLQGRAPDNMIVEDEKDTYATQFGPLPTYDDATNGLSEPNLDEEPFVPHETYIQISMQMRDKQIHRQLQNYLVEHIFQFHNNRFPLKMAVKYIAPLSSCSTNKFTSALTF, from the exons ATGCGTATGTTGTCATATGGTGTATCTGCTGACGATGTTGATGACTACGTTCGTATTGAAGAGATTACTGCCGTTGAATGCTTGAAAAAATTCGTATCCAAT TCGGGTGATGCTCGTGGCTTTTCTGGTATGATGAGAAGTATTGATTGCATGTACTGGCAATGGAAAAATTGTCCAAAAGTATGGAAGGGAATGTTCATGAGTGGTCATAAAGGAGTTGCAACAATTATATTAGAAACAGTTGCTTCATCTGATTTATGGATATGGCATGTATTTGTTGGAGTTGCTGGATCAAATAATGACATAAATGTTTTAGATCGTTCACCAGTATTTGATGATGTGCTACAAGGTCGTGCTCCTGAT AATATGATCGTTGAAGACGAGAAGGACACATATGCCACTCAATTTGGTCCACTACCAACTTATGACGATGCAACAAATGGCTTATCGGAACCAAATTTGGATGAAGAACCTTTTGTCCCGCATGAAACCTATATTCAAATCAGTATGCAAATGCGTGATAAACAGATACATCGTCAGCTACAAAATTACTTGGTTGAGCATATCTTTCAGTTCCATAATAATCGTTTTCCT TTAAAGATGGCGGTGAAATATATTGCACCTCTCTCCAGTTGCAGTACTAATAAATTCACATCTGCCCTGACATTTTAA